A genomic window from Neorickettsia sennetsu str. Miyayama includes:
- the mnmE gene encoding tRNA uridine-5-carboxymethylaminomethyl(34) synthesis GTPase MnmE: MSTIYALSTVFGKSGVAVFRISGPDALRALELLGLDIKQPRPRFVYFARLFDEQLLIDEVLVVYFASPASFTGEDVVELHSHGSIAVLRYISEKLSTLFKPAEPGEFTRRAVLNNRMDLTKAEGIIDIINSETQEQLKQASRHLSGKLAEEYNSLRDKIIKVLSYLEAYIDFPDEEIPETVLAEIQQSIVAIQCDISRYLADGKVGEKIREGFSVVIVGKPNVGKSTLFNYLAKRDLAIVTDIPGTTRDILEVRLDCHGYPVILSDTAGIQETCDAIEKMGITRALKKATEADVIVFLRDITELHLTNVRREDVANSVIERHLDRQVAALGSREHIQIDQRHVDKLIGSSDWAQEMQLNEAGVRSKNMNYPDIEERDLNLRDILDERHEEKDRSVMCHDMMQEHDPDNGECSDDVDRRFNELFTAAKKLEIPVVKVVTKGDIAPTQLSFWQDKGYICISVYKGEGMQLLLDKIFDIISSSNIEAHIITRARHRLALENALEHLRRFNTDLPIELAAEEIKLAANHIASVTGEIKLDDVLDEIFSSFCIGK; encoded by the coding sequence ATGTCAACGATATACGCGCTTTCTACTGTTTTTGGGAAGTCAGGCGTAGCTGTTTTTAGAATTTCTGGGCCAGACGCACTGCGGGCTCTAGAACTCCTTGGGTTAGATATTAAGCAGCCCCGTCCTAGATTTGTGTACTTTGCAAGACTTTTCGATGAGCAACTCCTAATCGATGAGGTATTGGTTGTTTATTTTGCTTCTCCTGCGAGTTTTACTGGTGAGGATGTTGTTGAGCTGCATTCACATGGTAGCATAGCAGTTCTGCGGTATATCAGTGAGAAGCTTTCTACTTTGTTCAAACCTGCTGAACCGGGTGAGTTTACCAGGAGAGCAGTTCTGAATAACAGAATGGATCTCACTAAAGCAGAGGGCATAATAGATATAATTAACTCTGAGACCCAAGAGCAATTAAAACAAGCCTCTCGGCATTTATCGGGGAAATTAGCTGAGGAATATAACTCTCTACGCGATAAAATAATCAAAGTACTTTCGTATTTGGAGGCTTATATAGACTTTCCAGATGAAGAAATACCAGAAACTGTACTTGCAGAGATACAACAATCGATTGTTGCTATACAATGCGACATTTCTCGTTATCTTGCTGACGGTAAAGTTGGAGAAAAAATTAGAGAAGGTTTCTCGGTTGTAATAGTTGGGAAACCCAATGTAGGTAAGTCGACGCTTTTTAACTATCTTGCTAAGAGGGATCTTGCAATTGTTACCGATATTCCAGGTACTACAAGAGACATACTGGAGGTAAGACTAGATTGTCATGGTTATCCAGTGATCCTATCAGATACGGCCGGAATCCAGGAAACCTGTGATGCAATAGAAAAAATGGGTATAACTAGGGCGCTCAAAAAAGCAACCGAAGCAGATGTAATTGTCTTTCTCAGGGATATAACCGAATTGCATCTCACAAATGTTAGACGCGAAGATGTAGCAAACTCAGTCATTGAACGACATCTGGATAGGCAAGTAGCAGCTTTGGGAAGTAGAGAGCACATACAAATTGATCAAAGACATGTAGATAAGCTTATAGGTTCAAGTGACTGGGCGCAGGAAATGCAATTGAACGAGGCGGGTGTTAGAAGTAAGAATATGAACTACCCGGATATTGAGGAGAGGGATCTCAATTTGCGAGATATTCTTGATGAACGGCATGAAGAGAAAGACCGTAGTGTGATGTGTCACGACATGATGCAGGAGCACGATCCAGATAATGGTGAGTGTAGCGATGATGTCGATAGAAGATTCAATGAATTATTTACAGCTGCAAAAAAGCTAGAAATTCCTGTAGTAAAAGTTGTGACGAAGGGTGACATTGCACCCACACAGTTGTCATTTTGGCAAGATAAGGGGTACATATGCATATCCGTATATAAAGGAGAAGGTATGCAGCTTCTTCTTGATAAGATCTTTGATATTATCTCGTCTTCAAATATTGAAGCTCACATTATTACACGTGCGCGGCATCGACTGGCATTGGAGAATGCTTTAGAGCATCTGCGACGTTTTAATACAGATCTCCCAATCGAGCTTGCAGCAGAGGAAATCAAGCTTGCAGCTAATCATATCGCATCTGTTACAGGTGAGATTAAGTTGGATGATGTCTTGGATGAGATTTTTTCCTCGTTTTGCATAGGTAAATGA
- a CDS encoding bifunctional folylpolyglutamate synthase/dihydrofolate synthase has product MPVYMPHWPKPLGARPTEIDLKLHRVTRVLKRLGSPHLSVPPVIHVAGTNGKGSTIAFLRAILQASGYSVNVYTSPHLRYFNERIVLRNREISDKFLYDVLEDVRIASQGEKLTFFEGTTLAAILAFSRSNADFSLIETGMGGRLDATNVFPKPIATIITAIDFDHTSYLGATIAQIAYEKAGIIKEGVPCVVARQHGEAIDIIQGVAKSKRVPVFRQGHEWEVGTDGRMLQFGVSSHVEEYPLPNLRGLHQIGNAGNAIAAATILSSRYNCDAISVESVSIGIKNADWPARLQLIRGKKNKLVGMLPEGWEFYMDGAHNPSGAKTISEWLEKEKIHIILGMTRDKDTKEFVSHLLPNIESISVVCVQGEPRSKTIEEIAQPILELGLECRKSSSLEDAFYHILSRDSDSKKILLCGSLFLFRDICSYGEIEGCLC; this is encoded by the coding sequence ATGCCTGTCTATATGCCGCATTGGCCCAAGCCACTAGGTGCTCGGCCTACTGAAATTGATCTGAAATTACATAGAGTAACACGTGTCTTGAAAAGGCTTGGTAGTCCACATTTGTCTGTGCCCCCAGTCATACATGTTGCTGGTACCAATGGTAAGGGTTCCACGATAGCATTTCTTCGAGCAATACTTCAGGCTTCAGGTTATTCGGTGAATGTTTACACGTCACCCCACCTAAGATACTTTAACGAACGAATAGTGCTTCGTAACAGAGAAATAAGTGACAAGTTTCTCTACGACGTTTTAGAAGATGTGAGAATTGCTTCCCAGGGTGAAAAATTAACTTTTTTTGAAGGGACCACACTTGCTGCGATTTTGGCTTTCTCGCGTAGTAATGCTGATTTTTCTCTGATTGAAACAGGTATGGGCGGTAGGTTAGATGCAACAAATGTTTTTCCTAAGCCAATAGCGACAATTATCACGGCAATAGATTTTGATCATACTTCTTATTTAGGCGCAACTATTGCTCAAATTGCCTATGAAAAAGCTGGTATTATAAAGGAAGGAGTTCCCTGCGTTGTTGCAAGACAACATGGTGAAGCTATAGACATCATACAGGGTGTTGCCAAGAGTAAAAGAGTTCCTGTTTTTAGGCAAGGGCATGAGTGGGAGGTTGGAACTGATGGGAGGATGTTACAGTTTGGTGTTAGTTCACATGTGGAAGAATATCCACTTCCCAACTTGAGAGGCCTACACCAAATTGGGAACGCAGGTAATGCAATTGCTGCAGCAACAATTTTGAGTAGTAGGTATAACTGCGATGCAATTAGTGTTGAAAGTGTTAGTATTGGTATTAAAAATGCGGACTGGCCAGCTAGATTGCAGTTGATACGTGGCAAGAAGAATAAGCTTGTTGGAATGCTTCCAGAAGGCTGGGAGTTCTACATGGATGGAGCACATAACCCTTCTGGAGCTAAAACTATTTCTGAGTGGTTGGAGAAAGAGAAGATTCATATCATTCTTGGTATGACGAGAGATAAGGATACAAAAGAGTTTGTATCTCATCTCCTCCCGAATATCGAGAGCATCTCAGTAGTATGTGTACAAGGTGAGCCACGTAGTAAGACGATTGAAGAAATCGCACAACCCATTCTTGAGCTAGGCTTGGAATGTAGAAAGAGCTCTTCTCTCGAAGATGCATTTTATCATATTCTCAGTAGAGATTCAGATAGCAAGAAGATTTTGTTATGTGGATCACTATTTCTTTTTCGTGACATCTGCAGTTATGGTGAGATCGAGGGCTGTCTCTGTTAA
- the nuoF gene encoding NADH-quinone oxidoreductase subunit NuoF translates to MLKPEDRIFSNIQKREGITLSEALRRGDWKDTKKFLDKEPEWIVEEIKKSGLRGRGGAGFPTGIKWSFMPKEKEAGKPSYLVVNADESEPGTCKDRDIIRFEPHKLIEGIVLASHAMRIDVSYIYIRGEFYNESLVLEKVIQEAMDAHLIPEQLKIFVHRGAGAYICGEETALLESLEGKRGMPRMKPPFPAGCGLYGKPTTINNVESIASVPTILSRGSDWFANLGVKNSCGTKIFCISGHVNKPCNVEEALGIPLKFLIEEYAGGVIGGWDNLLAVIPGGSSVPMITKEVAETVTMDFDSLRAVGSSLGTGGIIVMNKETDIIRAIERLSHFYMHESCGQCTPCREGTGWLWSIMKQLSEGKGKKSDVDFLLQLTKQIEGNTICALGDAAAWPIQGLIKNFRDEIEARQKG, encoded by the coding sequence ATGCTCAAACCAGAAGATAGAATCTTTAGTAATATACAAAAAAGAGAAGGTATCACGTTAAGTGAGGCGCTCAGACGTGGTGATTGGAAGGACACCAAAAAATTTCTTGATAAGGAGCCTGAATGGATCGTAGAAGAAATTAAAAAATCCGGTCTAAGGGGAAGAGGAGGTGCAGGTTTCCCAACAGGAATAAAGTGGAGCTTCATGCCAAAAGAGAAAGAGGCTGGCAAACCGTCGTACCTAGTAGTAAATGCAGACGAATCGGAGCCAGGCACATGTAAAGATAGAGACATAATACGGTTCGAGCCACATAAACTCATCGAAGGAATAGTATTAGCAAGTCATGCGATGCGCATAGACGTATCGTATATTTACATACGCGGGGAGTTCTACAACGAATCTCTTGTTCTAGAAAAGGTCATACAGGAAGCGATGGATGCGCATCTTATTCCTGAGCAACTCAAGATTTTCGTTCATAGAGGCGCTGGAGCTTACATCTGTGGTGAAGAAACAGCTTTACTCGAATCACTTGAAGGAAAGCGAGGCATGCCGAGAATGAAACCTCCTTTCCCTGCTGGATGTGGGCTATATGGCAAGCCCACCACAATAAATAACGTGGAAAGTATTGCATCGGTCCCTACAATACTCAGTAGGGGAAGCGATTGGTTTGCAAATCTTGGCGTCAAAAATAGCTGTGGTACAAAAATATTTTGCATCTCCGGTCACGTAAACAAGCCGTGTAACGTCGAAGAGGCATTGGGAATACCACTAAAATTTCTTATTGAAGAATACGCAGGTGGTGTCATAGGTGGCTGGGACAACCTTCTTGCAGTGATACCAGGCGGATCATCAGTACCAATGATCACTAAGGAAGTTGCAGAAACAGTCACGATGGATTTCGATTCCCTAAGAGCAGTAGGCTCCTCCCTTGGGACTGGCGGCATAATCGTAATGAACAAAGAAACTGACATAATACGTGCCATAGAGAGACTTTCACATTTCTACATGCACGAATCATGCGGTCAGTGCACACCGTGCCGGGAGGGTACGGGCTGGCTATGGAGCATAATGAAACAATTAAGTGAAGGTAAGGGAAAAAAATCCGATGTTGATTTTTTATTGCAGCTCACAAAACAAATCGAGGGAAATACCATATGCGCACTAGGTGATGCGGCTGCTTGGCCTATACAAGGTCTTATAAAAAACTTCAGGGACGAGATAGAAGCACGTCAAAAAGGGTGA